A region of Rhizobium grahamii DNA encodes the following proteins:
- a CDS encoding M15 family metallopeptidase encodes MANEEKKLVVDVMARVDKLEKGMARAAANVNKQSAVMEARTKKFAVSLESNITSAVDKVNGALGKIGLGGIAAGGVAGIVAGLASIAKGVAEIGDQAKVAGINVKAFQELKYVAEQNRIGIDSLTDGIKELNLRADEFIVTGQGSAAEAFQRLGYNSETLAKKLKDPSELFAEIIGRLKQFDKAAQIRIADEVFGGTGGEKFVQLINQGAEGIRATTKEANALGLVMDDALIRRAEEIDRRFNAISNTVGMNLKSAIVSAADSLADFIDGFRDFQNQQTKTLDNRQIELGQQRLELENKILEAQNNSTLSVRNRTRAIETYQAQLRKVAEEEAKIVDVINGRVKAAQRPTDRTWTPPVAPPGGFGSTGSGKADLSRFLAPGKDASSISGMSSSFESKLEKLFAALPVELANQIKINSGFRSNERQAQLWQQALEKYGSVSEARKWVAPPGNSQHNKGNAADLGYGSSAAKDWVHQNASRFGLSFPLSNEDWHIEDSDARSKDVADKTKDLEARGKAYDDIIAKAQQFVAEQGLEADALGMTEQAAAKLRYEQELLNAAKEAGIQLNPAQVNSLKELAANMAEAEARTRQLGKSQEEAAQKAAELANAGKEIVGGFVSDLIHGVSAADALRNALARVADTMLSSALDQLFGGGTVKAGGGLLGGLFSSIFSGIGKNANGTDNWRGGLSVVGERGPEIVNLPQGAQVIPNHKLITAPVAPSLKGSGGASTVNNASTLNVNVSGANGDDHVRMLVKQGVGEALAEQNERMRRGGFGQMQDQWSAQKG; translated from the coding sequence ATGGCGAATGAAGAAAAAAAGCTTGTCGTCGACGTCATGGCGCGTGTCGACAAGCTCGAAAAGGGAATGGCGCGCGCCGCCGCCAATGTGAACAAACAGAGCGCCGTGATGGAGGCGCGCACCAAGAAGTTTGCCGTTTCCCTTGAATCCAATATCACGTCGGCAGTCGACAAGGTCAACGGCGCTCTCGGCAAGATTGGCCTAGGCGGCATTGCGGCCGGTGGCGTCGCCGGCATTGTTGCCGGCCTAGCATCTATTGCCAAGGGCGTTGCTGAAATCGGCGACCAGGCGAAGGTCGCCGGCATCAACGTTAAGGCGTTCCAAGAGCTCAAGTACGTTGCTGAGCAGAACCGTATTGGAATCGACTCGCTTACCGACGGCATCAAGGAACTGAACCTTCGCGCCGACGAATTCATTGTGACCGGCCAGGGCTCGGCTGCGGAGGCTTTTCAGCGTCTTGGATACAATTCCGAGACCCTTGCGAAAAAGCTAAAGGATCCAAGTGAGCTTTTTGCCGAAATCATCGGCCGGCTAAAGCAGTTCGACAAAGCCGCACAGATCCGTATCGCCGATGAGGTTTTCGGCGGCACCGGTGGCGAGAAGTTCGTGCAGCTCATCAACCAAGGGGCCGAAGGCATCCGCGCCACCACAAAGGAGGCGAACGCCCTTGGCCTTGTGATGGACGACGCCCTTATTCGGCGCGCTGAGGAGATCGATCGCCGGTTCAACGCCATCAGCAACACCGTTGGCATGAACTTGAAAAGCGCTATCGTTTCGGCAGCCGACAGCTTGGCTGATTTCATTGACGGGTTTCGCGACTTCCAGAACCAGCAGACCAAAACGCTGGATAATCGCCAGATCGAACTCGGCCAGCAGCGGCTTGAGCTTGAGAACAAAATCCTCGAGGCACAAAACAATAGCACGTTGTCGGTTCGGAACCGAACGCGCGCGATTGAGACCTACCAGGCGCAGCTAAGGAAGGTCGCCGAGGAAGAAGCCAAGATTGTCGACGTGATCAACGGCCGCGTGAAGGCTGCACAGCGCCCCACCGACCGCACTTGGACACCGCCCGTTGCTCCGCCCGGCGGTTTTGGATCCACGGGTAGCGGCAAGGCGGACCTTTCGCGGTTTCTCGCGCCCGGCAAGGACGCCAGCTCTATCAGCGGAATGTCTTCGTCATTTGAGAGTAAGCTTGAAAAGCTCTTCGCGGCGCTGCCCGTCGAGCTAGCCAATCAGATCAAGATCAACTCCGGCTTCCGTTCCAACGAACGCCAGGCCCAGTTGTGGCAACAGGCGTTGGAGAAATACGGCTCCGTTTCCGAAGCGCGCAAGTGGGTGGCCCCGCCTGGCAACAGCCAGCACAACAAAGGCAACGCCGCCGACCTTGGATATGGGAGCTCAGCAGCGAAGGATTGGGTGCATCAGAATGCTAGCCGCTTCGGCCTCTCCTTTCCTTTGTCGAACGAGGATTGGCATATTGAGGATTCCGACGCGCGGTCGAAGGACGTGGCCGACAAGACCAAGGATCTGGAAGCCCGCGGGAAAGCCTATGATGACATTATCGCCAAGGCTCAACAGTTCGTCGCTGAGCAGGGATTGGAGGCCGACGCTCTCGGGATGACCGAACAGGCGGCTGCGAAGCTTCGGTATGAGCAGGAACTGCTAAATGCCGCCAAGGAAGCCGGAATTCAGCTAAACCCCGCACAGGTCAACAGCCTCAAGGAACTTGCGGCGAATATGGCCGAAGCCGAGGCCCGGACGCGCCAGCTCGGCAAGAGCCAAGAGGAAGCGGCACAGAAAGCTGCGGAACTGGCCAACGCCGGCAAGGAAATTGTCGGAGGCTTTGTTTCTGACCTTATCCATGGCGTTTCGGCAGCCGACGCTCTCCGCAACGCCTTGGCTCGTGTAGCTGACACAATGCTGAGTTCCGCTCTTGATCAGCTCTTCGGTGGTGGCACAGTGAAGGCGGGCGGCGGGCTACTGGGTGGTCTCTTCAGCAGTATCTTTTCCGGTATCGGCAAGAATGCCAACGGCACCGACAATTGGCGCGGCGGCCTCAGTGTCGTCGGCGAGCGGGGTCCGGAAATTGTGAACCTGCCGCAAGGCGCGCAGGTAATCCCGAACCACAAACTGATCACTGCCCCAGTGGCGCCGTCGCTTAAAGGGAGTGGCGGAGCATCCACCGTCAATAACGCCAGCACGCTCAACGTCAACGTCTCCGGCGCCAACGGCGATGACCACGTCCGAATGCTGGTCAAGCAAGGCGTCGGTGAGGCGCTAGCCGAGCAGAATGAAAGAATGCGCCGCGGCGGGTTCGGCCAGATGCAAGATCAATGGAGTGCCCAGAAGGGATAG
- a CDS encoding helix-turn-helix domain-containing protein, which yields MNPAQLRMARSALKIGVRDLAAMAGVTTATITRYENERGGLNAVTRDKIAAALENAGVLFIKDGRGDGVIKLSEHAMARAESEQK from the coding sequence ATGAACCCCGCGCAACTTCGGATGGCTCGTTCGGCGCTCAAGATAGGCGTTCGAGACCTTGCCGCTATGGCTGGTGTCACCACTGCCACCATCACACGCTATGAGAATGAGCGCGGTGGCTTGAATGCCGTGACGCGCGACAAGATAGCGGCCGCGCTAGAGAACGCTGGCGTCTTGTTCATCAAGGATGGCCGCGGTGACGGGGTCATCAAACTGAGCGAGCACGCAATGGCGCGGGCCGAGAGTGAGCAGAAATGA
- a CDS encoding HNH endonuclease, whose product MTISYEPRERSRPQAATLEHLHRKADGGRDNRDNFAAACKECNNRRGNRDWLYFTSLKRNEF is encoded by the coding sequence ATGACGATCAGCTACGAGCCGCGTGAGCGCTCACGTCCCCAAGCCGCAACGCTAGAACATCTTCATCGCAAGGCTGACGGCGGCAGGGACAACAGAGACAACTTCGCTGCGGCCTGCAAAGAGTGCAACAACCGCCGCGGCAACCGCGACTGGCTCTATTTTACCAGTTTGAAGCGAAACGAGTTTTAG
- a CDS encoding gamma carbonic anhydrase family protein: protein MPVYALGGLTPDLPAPGTYWIAPGAHVIGQVSLGADVGVWFGAVLRGDNEPITVGAATNIQEGAMLHTDPGHPVTIGEGCTIGHHAIVHGCTIGDNSLVGMGATVLNGARIGNNCLVGANALITEGKEFPDNSLIVGSPARAIRTLDADAIKGLSHAAEKYVANWQRFARDLKRLD from the coding sequence ATGCCTGTCTACGCCCTCGGGGGACTGACCCCGGATCTGCCGGCACCCGGCACCTACTGGATCGCACCGGGTGCCCATGTCATCGGTCAGGTCTCGCTTGGCGCCGATGTCGGCGTCTGGTTCGGCGCGGTGCTGCGCGGCGACAACGAGCCGATCACGGTCGGCGCGGCGACGAACATCCAGGAAGGCGCAATGTTGCACACCGATCCCGGACATCCGGTCACGATCGGCGAAGGCTGCACCATCGGCCATCACGCCATCGTCCACGGCTGCACGATCGGCGATAATTCGCTTGTTGGCATGGGCGCCACGGTCCTGAACGGCGCCAGGATCGGCAACAACTGCCTCGTCGGCGCCAATGCGCTGATCACCGAGGGCAAGGAGTTTCCCGACAATTCCCTGATCGTCGGCTCGCCGGCCCGCGCCATCCGCACCCTCGATGCGGATGCAATCAAGGGCCTCAGCCACGCGGCTGAAAAATATGTCGCCAACTGGCAGCGTTTTGCACGGGATCTAAAGCGGCTGGATTGA
- a CDS encoding Fur family transcriptional regulator, with translation MSAPALTKNQALVFDVLEKADGPLSAYTILDKLRDHGFRAPLQVYRALEKLLEYGVVHRLESINSFVACAHPGDNCHSHGIVAFAICESCGQVMEFHDHEVDHRLMHWTKAKKFKAEKTTIEIRGQCEACAA, from the coding sequence ATGAGCGCACCGGCACTGACCAAGAACCAGGCTCTGGTCTTCGATGTTCTCGAAAAGGCCGACGGGCCGCTCAGCGCCTACACCATTCTCGACAAGCTGCGCGACCACGGATTTCGCGCGCCGCTGCAGGTCTATCGGGCGCTGGAGAAGCTGCTCGAATACGGCGTCGTGCACCGGCTCGAAAGCATCAATTCCTTCGTCGCCTGCGCCCACCCCGGCGATAACTGCCACAGCCACGGCATCGTCGCCTTTGCGATCTGCGAGAGCTGCGGCCAGGTGATGGAGTTCCACGATCATGAGGTCGACCACCGGCTGATGCACTGGACGAAGGCCAAGAAGTTCAAGGCCGAGAAGACGACGATCGAGATCCGCGGGCAGTGCGAGGCCTGCGCGGCGTAG
- a CDS encoding metal ABC transporter permease yields the protein MFDDFFVRAILAGVGLALTTGPLGCFIIWRRMAYFGDTISHSALLGVALSLLMQFNLTLSVFIVAAAVSILLLVLQKRQALSADALLGILSHATLAIGLVMVAFMSWVRIDLIAFLFGDILAVSKTDIVMIWGGGILVLAAIAWLWLPLLASTVNPELAEAEGLKPERARLFFMLLMAVVIAIAMKIVGIMLITSLLIIPAAAARRFASTPEVMAVFASLIGAVAVVGGLFGSLTYDTPSGPSIVVAALILFILSLLPKLGRRQTITEGQGS from the coding sequence ATGTTTGACGATTTCTTCGTCCGCGCCATCCTCGCAGGCGTTGGCCTTGCGCTGACAACCGGCCCGCTCGGCTGCTTCATCATCTGGCGGCGCATGGCTTATTTCGGCGACACGATCTCGCATTCCGCACTGCTCGGCGTCGCGCTGTCGCTGCTGATGCAGTTCAACCTGACGCTCTCGGTCTTCATAGTCGCGGCCGCCGTCTCGATCCTGCTGCTCGTGCTGCAGAAGCGGCAGGCGCTCTCGGCCGATGCGCTGCTCGGCATCCTCTCGCATGCGACGCTGGCGATCGGGCTTGTCATGGTCGCGTTCATGAGCTGGGTGCGCATCGATCTCATCGCCTTCCTGTTCGGCGACATCCTCGCGGTCTCGAAGACGGATATTGTTATGATCTGGGGCGGTGGCATTCTCGTGCTGGCTGCGATCGCCTGGCTTTGGCTGCCGCTTCTCGCCTCCACCGTCAATCCCGAGCTCGCAGAGGCCGAAGGGCTGAAGCCGGAGCGGGCGCGGCTCTTCTTCATGCTGCTGATGGCCGTCGTCATCGCCATTGCCATGAAGATCGTCGGCATCATGCTGATCACCTCGCTGCTGATCATCCCCGCGGCGGCGGCACGGCGCTTCGCTTCTACGCCGGAGGTGATGGCCGTCTTTGCCTCTCTGATCGGTGCCGTCGCGGTTGTCGGCGGGCTGTTTGGCTCCCTGACCTACGACACGCCCTCCGGGCCGTCGATCGTCGTCGCAGCTCTCATTCTCTTCATACTCAGCCTGCTGCCCAAGCTCGGGCGGCGGCAGACGATCACGGAAGGACAAGGCTCATGA
- a CDS encoding ATP-binding cassette domain-containing protein, with protein sequence MFPPANSEAKPLVSLSNVGVRRNGRWLVRGVDFSVSRGEIVTLIGPNGSGKSTTVKTAIGVLKPDEGKVERAGGLKVGYVPQKLAIDWTLPLTVRRLMTLTGPLSAGDMNEALDAVGLSHMLDAEVQHLSGGEFQRALMARAIARKPDLLVLDEPVQGVDFSGEIAIYDLIKTIRNTTGCGILLISHDLHVVMAATDTVICLNGHVCCRGTPQAVTQSAEYVRLFGSRAAQSLAVYSHDHDHTHLPDGRVLHADGSVTDHCHPDDGHHHDHAGHHHAGHTHTAHDHGHEHHDHAHHHTADDGHGHKQPAGERHV encoded by the coding sequence ATGTTCCCTCCCGCAAATTCCGAAGCCAAGCCATTGGTCTCGCTTTCCAACGTCGGCGTACGCAGAAACGGCCGCTGGCTCGTCCGCGGCGTGGATTTCTCCGTCTCGCGCGGCGAGATTGTCACGCTGATCGGCCCGAACGGCTCGGGCAAGTCGACGACCGTGAAGACGGCGATCGGCGTCTTGAAGCCCGACGAGGGAAAGGTGGAGCGCGCCGGCGGCCTCAAGGTCGGCTATGTGCCGCAGAAACTGGCGATCGACTGGACGCTGCCGCTCACAGTGCGCCGGCTGATGACGCTAACCGGACCGCTGTCGGCCGGTGACATGAACGAGGCGCTCGACGCAGTCGGCCTCTCGCATATGCTGGACGCTGAGGTGCAGCATCTCTCGGGCGGCGAGTTCCAGCGGGCGCTGATGGCGCGCGCCATTGCCCGCAAGCCGGATCTGCTTGTCCTCGACGAGCCGGTGCAGGGTGTCGATTTCTCCGGCGAGATCGCCATCTACGACCTGATCAAGACAATCCGCAACACGACGGGCTGCGGCATCCTCCTCATCTCGCACGACCTCCATGTGGTGATGGCGGCGACCGATACGGTCATCTGCCTCAATGGCCATGTGTGCTGCCGGGGAACGCCACAGGCGGTGACGCAGAGCGCCGAGTATGTGCGCCTGTTTGGCAGCCGCGCCGCGCAGTCGCTGGCCGTCTACAGTCATGACCATGATCATACGCATCTCCCCGATGGCCGCGTGTTGCATGCAGATGGCTCGGTGACGGACCATTGCCACCCTGATGATGGCCATCACCACGATCATGCCGGGCATCACCATGCTGGCCACACTCACACGGCACATGATCATGGTCACGAGCATCATGACCATGCCCACCATCATACGGCCGATGACGGGCACGGGCATAAGCAGCCGGCGGGAGAGCGCCATGTTTGA
- the znuA gene encoding zinc ABC transporter substrate-binding protein ZnuA, with translation MKIAMALTLAVPAIFFAEAGRTADAPVVVTSIKPVHSLVSAIMQGVGTPELIVDGAASPHTYNMKPSNARALQNAKVVFWVGPGLEAFLEKPLEAIGSDAVVAELDKAPGLTKLKFREGGAFEPHYDGDHDDADHHDSDGHDHADADHDHAHGAFDTHLWLDPQNAKAMAAEITTTLVAADPANALTYQANAKTLDDKLDALDKEITGIVSPVKDKPFIVFHDAYQYFENRYHVRVAGSITVSPETIPGAERIAEIHKKVGELGATCVFAEPQFQPRLVDVVIEGTKAKAGVLDPEAATLDAGPDLYFDLMHGIANSMKDCLSRES, from the coding sequence ATGAAAATCGCGATGGCCCTTACCCTCGCAGTCCCCGCCATCTTCTTTGCCGAGGCGGGCAGAACGGCGGATGCGCCTGTCGTGGTCACCTCGATCAAGCCTGTTCATTCGTTGGTATCGGCGATCATGCAGGGGGTCGGCACACCCGAACTGATCGTCGATGGCGCTGCCTCGCCGCACACCTACAACATGAAGCCATCGAACGCGCGGGCGCTGCAGAACGCCAAGGTGGTGTTCTGGGTCGGCCCCGGGCTCGAAGCGTTTCTGGAGAAGCCTCTGGAGGCGATCGGGTCAGACGCCGTCGTCGCCGAGCTCGACAAGGCGCCGGGGCTCACCAAGCTCAAGTTCCGCGAAGGCGGCGCCTTCGAGCCGCACTATGACGGCGACCACGACGATGCAGATCACCATGACAGCGATGGGCACGATCACGCCGACGCCGATCATGACCACGCTCATGGAGCATTCGACACGCATCTCTGGCTCGATCCGCAGAATGCCAAGGCCATGGCTGCCGAGATCACCACCACTCTCGTCGCAGCCGACCCCGCCAATGCCCTCACCTACCAGGCCAACGCCAAGACGCTGGACGACAAGCTCGACGCACTGGACAAGGAAATCACCGGCATCGTATCACCGGTCAAGGACAAGCCGTTCATCGTCTTCCACGACGCCTACCAGTATTTCGAGAACCGCTATCACGTGCGGGTCGCTGGCTCGATCACCGTCAGCCCTGAAACGATCCCCGGCGCGGAACGCATTGCGGAGATTCACAAGAAGGTCGGTGAACTCGGCGCCACCTGCGTATTCGCCGAACCGCAGTTCCAGCCGCGACTGGTCGATGTCGTGATCGAGGGAACCAAGGCGAAGGCCGGCGTCCTCGATCCCGAGGCCGCCACGCTCGATGCCGGGCCGGACCTCTATTTCGACCTCATGCACGGTATTGCCAACAGCATGAAGGACTGCCTCTCGAGAGAAAGCTAA
- a CDS encoding GTP-binding protein, protein MNTKLPVTVLSGFLGAGKTTLLNHILGNRQGLRVAVIVNDMSEVNIDAALVRDGGANLSRTDEALVEMTNGCICCTLRDDLLKEVRHLAEQGRFDYLLIEATGIAEPLPVATTFDFRDENGESLSDTARLDTMVTVVDAANLLSDYSSADFLADRGETAGDGDVRTIIDLLVEQIEFADVIVLNKIGTATPAERQAARQIIVGLNPDARLVETDFSQVDLSDVLGTGRFDIDRAEMHPLWYKELHGFSDHVPETEEYGIRSFVYREKRPFEPAKLQRFFDTAWPGVVRAKGFFWLATRPHHVGEVSQAGALLRTSKMGLWWSSVPRERWPDDERFLTAISPYLDPIWGDRRQEIVFIGSDPMDEDWIRRQLDACLVPEQTFVPEKWRGLPDPFASWEERVA, encoded by the coding sequence ATGAATACGAAGCTTCCCGTAACGGTGCTGTCGGGCTTTCTGGGCGCCGGCAAGACCACGCTGCTCAACCATATCCTCGGAAACCGTCAGGGCTTGCGCGTCGCCGTGATCGTCAATGACATGAGCGAGGTCAACATCGACGCCGCCCTGGTACGCGATGGTGGCGCCAACCTGTCACGAACAGACGAAGCCCTGGTGGAGATGACGAACGGCTGCATCTGCTGCACGCTGCGTGACGATCTGCTGAAGGAAGTCCGCCACCTGGCGGAACAGGGGCGCTTCGATTACCTCCTGATCGAAGCGACGGGAATTGCCGAACCTCTGCCTGTTGCGACGACCTTCGATTTCCGCGACGAGAACGGCGAAAGCCTCTCCGACACCGCCAGACTCGATACAATGGTCACGGTGGTCGACGCCGCCAACCTGCTCTCTGACTATTCGTCCGCGGACTTCCTGGCCGATCGCGGCGAAACCGCAGGCGATGGTGATGTCAGGACGATCATCGACCTGCTGGTCGAGCAGATAGAGTTCGCCGATGTGATCGTCCTCAACAAGATCGGTACTGCGACGCCGGCTGAACGCCAGGCAGCCCGCCAGATCATCGTCGGGCTCAATCCCGATGCCAGACTTGTCGAAACTGACTTCAGCCAGGTCGACCTCAGCGATGTATTGGGAACGGGACGCTTCGACATCGATCGCGCCGAGATGCATCCCCTCTGGTACAAGGAACTGCATGGCTTTTCCGACCATGTACCGGAGACCGAGGAATATGGCATCCGCTCCTTCGTCTATCGGGAAAAGCGGCCCTTCGAACCGGCCAAACTGCAGCGTTTCTTCGATACCGCCTGGCCTGGCGTCGTCAGGGCGAAAGGTTTCTTCTGGCTCGCGACGCGCCCGCATCACGTCGGCGAAGTCAGCCAGGCCGGGGCGCTGCTGCGGACGAGCAAGATGGGGCTCTGGTGGTCCTCTGTGCCCCGCGAGCGATGGCCGGACGACGAACGCTTCCTGACGGCCATATCGCCCTATCTCGACCCCATCTGGGGCGACCGCCGGCAGGAAATCGTCTTCATAGGCAGTGATCCCATGGACGAGGATTGGATACGGCGGCAGCTCGATGCCTGCCTTGTGCCAGAGCAGACCTTCGTACCCGAAAAATGGCGCGGGCTGCCGGATCCCTTCGCGAGTTGGGAAGAGCGCGTGGCGTGA
- a CDS encoding RcnB family protein, with amino-acid sequence MKKLTTLLLAATVIAAPLLATTEASAQDHRRPVVVERDVHVKKYKWSRGHRMTPAERRNMRDVRDYHRYRLSPPPRGYRWVQVDRDFLLIGSGSVIANIVIR; translated from the coding sequence ATGAAAAAGCTCACCACCCTCCTTCTCGCCGCTACCGTGATTGCCGCTCCGCTGCTGGCGACGACCGAAGCGAGCGCCCAGGATCACCGTCGGCCGGTTGTTGTGGAGCGCGATGTTCACGTCAAGAAGTACAAGTGGTCGCGTGGCCACCGCATGACGCCTGCCGAACGCCGCAACATGCGCGACGTGCGCGATTATCATCGCTACCGCCTGTCGCCTCCGCCACGCGGCTATCGCTGGGTGCAGGTCGATCGAGACTTCCTGCTCATCGGTTCGGGCAGCGTGATTGCGAATATCGTCATTCGCTAA
- a CDS encoding glycoside hydrolase family 43 protein, with amino-acid sequence MIRNPILPGFNPDPSICRVGDDYYIATSTFEWYPGVQIHHSRDLVNWTMVRRPLERQSQLDMRGNPDSCGVWAPCLSYADGLFWLVYTDVKRFDGNFKDAHNYIVTSPTVEGEWSEPVYVNSSGFDPSLFHDDDGRKWFLNMQWNHRTESFGGAPKSPAFDGILMQEWDATTKSLKGPIKNIFAGSPLGLVEGPHLFKRNGYYYLTTAEGGTGYDHAVTMARSRTIDGPYEMHPNKHLITAKDHPEAVLQRAGHGQYVETPDGQVYHTHLCGRPMPPKRRCTLGRETSLQKCVWKEDGWLYLENGTTVPDVSVPGLAGAVPAEKPMRSEYSFDGGSLPADFQWLRTPKPERIFNLTDRAGHLRLIARESIGSWFEQSLVARRQEHHSFRAETVVEFDPDTYQQVAGLTHYYNRHKFHAIGVTLHEKLGRCVTIFSCDGDYPNSRLSFPAGSGIAIPAEGRVQLSMEIRDNDLQFFWQTEGKGAWQLIGPVLDAGVVSDEGGRGEHGSFTGAFAGVFAFDTSGRAKTADFDWFNYDEL; translated from the coding sequence ATGATCCGCAACCCTATTCTGCCGGGCTTTAACCCTGACCCATCGATCTGCCGTGTCGGGGATGACTACTACATCGCCACCTCGACATTCGAATGGTATCCCGGCGTCCAGATCCATCATTCGCGCGATCTCGTGAACTGGACGATGGTGCGGCGGCCGCTCGAGCGCCAGTCGCAGCTCGACATGCGCGGTAATCCTGATAGTTGCGGCGTCTGGGCTCCCTGTCTGTCCTACGCCGATGGGCTGTTCTGGCTGGTTTATACCGACGTCAAGCGCTTCGACGGCAACTTCAAGGACGCGCACAACTACATCGTGACTTCGCCAACGGTCGAGGGCGAATGGTCCGAACCGGTCTACGTGAACTCCTCCGGTTTTGACCCGTCGCTGTTCCACGACGATGACGGCCGCAAGTGGTTCCTGAACATGCAGTGGAACCACCGCACCGAAAGCTTCGGCGGCGCGCCGAAGTCGCCTGCGTTCGACGGCATCCTGATGCAGGAATGGGACGCGACGACGAAGTCGCTGAAAGGGCCGATCAAGAACATCTTCGCCGGCAGCCCGCTTGGTCTGGTCGAAGGACCGCATCTCTTCAAGCGCAACGGTTATTACTACCTGACGACTGCCGAGGGCGGCACTGGCTACGATCATGCGGTGACGATGGCGCGTTCGCGCACCATCGACGGTCCCTATGAGATGCATCCGAACAAGCACCTCATCACCGCGAAGGATCATCCGGAAGCGGTTCTGCAGCGGGCAGGGCACGGCCAGTATGTCGAGACGCCTGACGGGCAGGTCTATCACACGCATCTCTGCGGCCGGCCGATGCCGCCGAAGCGCCGCTGCACGCTCGGGCGCGAAACCAGCCTGCAGAAATGCGTCTGGAAGGAGGATGGCTGGCTCTATCTCGAAAATGGCACCACCGTTCCCGATGTCAGCGTGCCGGGACTGGCTGGTGCCGTGCCCGCCGAGAAGCCCATGCGCAGCGAATACAGTTTCGACGGCGGCAGTCTACCTGCCGACTTCCAGTGGCTGCGTACGCCGAAGCCGGAGCGCATCTTCAACCTGACCGACCGGGCAGGGCACTTGCGACTGATCGCGCGCGAAAGCATCGGCTCGTGGTTCGAACAGTCTCTGGTCGCCCGTCGGCAGGAGCATCATAGCTTCCGGGCTGAGACGGTGGTCGAGTTCGACCCCGACACCTACCAGCAGGTCGCCGGCCTGACCCACTATTACAACAGGCACAAGTTCCATGCGATCGGCGTGACCCTGCATGAAAAGCTGGGACGCTGCGTCACGATCTTTTCCTGCGATGGCGATTACCCAAACAGCCGCCTGAGCTTCCCGGCAGGCAGCGGCATCGCCATACCGGCGGAGGGACGCGTGCAGCTCTCCATGGAAATCAGGGACAACGACCTGCAGTTCTTCTGGCAGACGGAAGGCAAGGGGGCGTGGCAGCTGATCGGTCCGGTGCTCGATGCCGGCGTCGTCTCCGATGAAGGCGGGCGCGGCGAGCACGGCTCGTTTACCGGCGCCTTCGCCGGGGTCTTCGCCTTCGATACGTCCGGGCGCGCAAAGACGGCAGATTTCGACTGGTTCAATTACGACGAGCTTTGA